Proteins from a single region of Oreochromis niloticus isolate F11D_XX linkage group LG7, O_niloticus_UMD_NMBU, whole genome shotgun sequence:
- the fezf1 gene encoding fez family zinc finger protein 1 — translation MDGPLRRPAGILGSPTASGSQPAGSEMLTSGGSSSKPLAFSIDRIMARTPEPKSIPLPNWFQSAPVGKPEAYPSSLHCMIPLVPLGYEPGHRLSITGLDPGHLDASSLPAPAEFLGFGLNYKNQQEDSAVSQTTGQYKLFRPRVVNQSSFPTMGTVCYLNCSGDSGACPPPAGLVNLHPMASYLFTARHKAFMAEKSKPGLQQAAERYAGSGVQAFKDLSPNQIHYIKQRDQILSDKIFKGSATAAAASARLSGSCPGSKPKVFTCEVCGKVFNAHYNLTRHMPVHTGARPFVCKVCGKGFRQASTLCRHKIIHTQEKPHKCNQCGKAFNRSSTLNTHTRIHAGYKPFVCEFCGKGFHQKGNYKNHKLTHSGEKQFKCSICSKAFHQVYNLTFHMHTHNDKKPFTCPTCGKGFCRNFDLKKHVRKLHDPAGAQSPPQM, via the exons ATGGACGGTCCTCTCCGCCGCCCAGCAGGGATCCTTGGCTCCCCCACGGCTTCAGGGAGCCAACCTGCGGGCTCAGAAATGCTCACCTccggcggcagcagcagcaagcctCTCGCTTTCTCCATCGACCGGATTATGGCCAGGACACCCGAGCCCAAGTCAATACCGCTCCCCAACTGGTTTCAGTCCGCTCCAGTGGGGAAACCCGAAGCATATCCGTCCTCGCTGCATTGCATGATCCCGCTGGTACCGCTCGGTTATGAGCCGGGCCACCGGCTCAGTATCACAGGACTGGATCCGGGCCACTTAGACGCGTCTTCTCTCCCGGCTCCCGCAGAATTTTTGGGGTTTGGGCTAAACTATAAAAATCAACAAGAAGACTCTGCTGTCAGCCAAACGACCGGGCAGTACAAACTCTTCAGACCCAGGGTGGTAAACCAGTCCTCCTTTCCCACGATGGGCACTGTTTGCTACCTGAATTGCAGCGGGGATTCCGGAGCGTGTCCACCGCCGGCTGGCCTGGTGAACCTGCACCCTATGGCCTCGTACCTGTTCACTGCCCGACATAAAGCCTTCATGGCAGAGAAGAGCAAGCCCGGCCTGCAACAGGCCGCGGAGCGGTACGCGGGTTCCGGCGTGCAGGCCTTCAAGGATCTATCTCCGAACCAGATTCACTACATAAAGCAGAGGGACCAGATCCTGAGTGACAAGATTTTCAAGGGCTCCGCGACAGCTGCAGCGGCAAGCGCCAGGCTCAGCGGCTCCTGTCCCGGTAGCAAGCCCAAAGTTTTTACCTGTGAGGTCTGCGGTAAG GTCTTTAACGCGCACTACAACCTGACCCGCCACATGCCCGTACACACAGGCGCTCGACCATTCGTGTGCAAAGTTTGCGGGAAGGGATTCCGACAGGCCAGCACGCTGTGCCGGCACAAAATCATCCACACTCAG gaaAAGCCTCACAAGTGTAACCAGTGCGGAAAAGCCTTTAACAGGAGTTCAACCCtcaacacgcacacacgcatCCACGCGGGATACAAACCATTCGTGTGCGAGTTCTGTGGGAAAGGATTTCACCAAAAAG GAAACTACAAAAACCACAAGCTGACACACAGTGGCGAGAAGCAGTTCAAGTGCTCCATCTGCAGCAAGGCATTTCATCAGGTGTACAACCTCACCTTCCACATGCACACCCACAACGATAAGAAGCCCTTCACCTGCCCCACCTGTGGCAAGGGCTTCTGCAGGAACTTTGACCTGAAGAAACACGTCAGAAAGCTACATGACCCAGCCGGCGCGCAGTCTCCCCCGCAGATGTAA